From one Cucurbita pepo subsp. pepo cultivar mu-cu-16 chromosome LG17, ASM280686v2, whole genome shotgun sequence genomic stretch:
- the LOC111779327 gene encoding uncharacterized protein LOC111779327 isoform X3 has translation MDSQTDVDVGCSPSWSSVTNWLVAGGCLDSTVAYESFYYPTNEEETLDSGPKLPLVLRRPSLESGPCEITLHFAEKHEVQQVYVRSTARVYEIYYATNSENEKEYLCTVRCGAALRDEEVLHTTDIEGVSALKNGSNGDVAESNSQRGCNSNTNEDDWVDVKALDGPAVHHKNSSSTSKFGADLDFYEATAEITDAQPCMSLTIRLLSLQNRSTVYVDEVYVFANPVDSEEEGPVENSGQNSHSSLMSMLVPTLLQLSKTTSCSKNSDGRTSNAEGILALPKVEPKAPHPINSVAELQKEGKSCATVDDEVILQEENESDRPVRKPEVPLQVPVKERMRDEPLSCIESILGQLVSRMDRIENCFLRFEENMLRPINSIEGRLKQVEQQLEVLTKESHGSEWPSCYRMSAPSFSANESVSNSFYNSGNDHPSCGPIEPDQKELQSGASPVALNIPNSECSSLLCPSLVVTAPEFSNGEDDDQERVMVTASEFSNGNDDGQGNPVQEVVVDSPKSKPKPSIDDVLASALAQFALSSSLSGDMSESELDPLSCSQETDNTQCTPNSSSANGGNLSPSRHDHTSKIDEGDGDDVLDNPECKHQSTDGDVGVASAKQSMNQMEELENVQAINETGEDYIPERSNINENEPDSIHVDADADADVDGDPMEVTKEVRNIDIIHDVLGFSRDTSVVNFKIPILDVSFTTVGDSTSNDTLKELLGDMAESSYGGASRPKESDDRTPVGEQYDLILVEEEVQENAATRNCPISVDMNYYTIMSEPLVTDGENLQDYYCNNDTAISSLI, from the exons ATGGATTCACAGACCGACGTCGACGTTGGTTGCAGTCCTTCATGGAGCTCCGTCACGAATTGGTTGGTCGCTGGTGGCTGTTTGGACAGTACAGTTGCTTATGAATCCTTCTATTATCCGACTAACGAGGAGGAGACGCTCGATTCCGGCCCGAAGTTGCCTCTTGTTCTGCGCCGTCCTTCACTCGAGTCTGGTCCATGCGAGATCACTC TTCATTTTGCGGAAAAGCACGAGGTCCAGCAGGTTTATGTTAGAAGCACCGCTCGAGTCTATGAAATATATTACGCTACCAATTCCGAGAATGAAAAGGAATATTTATGTACTGTTCGTTGTGGTGCTGCATTGAGAGATGAAGAAGTGCTACACACTACTGATATTGAAGGTGTATCTGCTCTTAAAAATGGGTCTAATGGAGATGTGGCCGAATCGAATTCACAACGTGGTTGTAATTCGAACACAAATGAAGATGATTGGGTTGATGTTAAAGCGCTTGATGGCCCGGCCGTTCATCATAAAAACAGTTCTTCTACATCGAAGTTTGGTGCGGACTTG GACTTTTATGAGGCTACAGCAGAAATAACGGATGCACAACCTTGCATGTCTCTTACAATCCGTCTTCTTTCACTTCAGAATAGAAGTACTGTATATGTTGATGAAGTCTATGTGTTTGCCAATCCCGTTGATTCAGAAGAAGAGGGTCCAGTGGAGAACTCAGGTCAAAATTCTCATAGTtctttgatgtccatgcttgTCCCAACCCTTCTGCAGTTATCTAAAACTACTAGCTGTAGTAAGAACAGCGACGGGCGCACTTCTAATGCAGAGGGAATACTTGCATTGCCCAAGGTTGAGCCAAAAGCTCCCCATCCAATCAATAGTGTAGCTGAACTTCAGAAGGAAGGAAAATCTTGTGCAACTGTCGACGATGAAGTGATATtgcaagaagaaaatgagtcCGACAGACCTGTACGTAAGCCCGAGGTGCCTCTACAAGTTCCTGTTAAAGAGAGGATGCGTGATGAACCGCTTAGTTGTATTGAAAGCATTTTGGGGCAGCTTGTTTCTCGAATGGACCGAATAGAGAATTGCTTTTTGaggtttgaagaaaatatgctAAGGCCCATCAACAGCATTGAAGGCAGGCTGAAGCAGGTTGAGCAGCAACTTGAAGTTTTAACTAAGGAGTCTCATGGTTCAGAATGGCCATCTTGCTACAGAATGTCTGCTCCGAGCTTTTCTGCTAACGAATCGGTTTCTAACTCGTTCTATAACAGTGGGAACGATCATCCCAGTTGTGGACCAATTGAACCGGATCAAAAGGAACTTCAATCAGGTGCATCACCTGTTGCACTTAATATACCCAATTCAGAGTGTTCTTCACTGTTGTGTCCTAGTCTTGTGGTAACTGCTCCTGAGTTTTCAAACGGCGAGGATGATGATCAGGAGCGTGTTATGGTAACTGCTTCCGAGTTTTCAAACGGAAATGATGATGGCCAAGGGAATCCAGTCCAGGAAGTTGTAGTCGATTCGCCAAAGAGTAAACCGAAGCCATCCATTGATGATGTATTGGCATCTGCTCTAGCTCAGTTCGCATTATCATCATCTTTATCAGGTGATATGTCTGAAAGTGAATTAGATCCTTTAAGCTGTTCCCAAGAAACTGATAACACACAATGCACACCAAATTCTTCTTCAGCCAATGGCGGGAACTTGAGCCCTTCCAGGCATGACCATACTTCCAAAATTGACGAGGGAGATGGCGACGACGTTCTCGACAATCCAGAATGTAAGCATCAGAGTACCGACGGCGATGTTGGAGTTGCTTCAGCTAAACAAAGCATGAACCAAATGGAGGAACTTGAAAATGTGCAAGCTATTAATGAAACAGGTGAAGATTACATTCCAGAGAGGAGTAACATTAATGAAAACGAACCTGATAGTATTCATGTCGATGCCGATGCCGATGCCGATGTTGATGGTGATCCTATGGAGGTTACAAAAGAAGTTCGTAACATAGACATTATCCACGATGTTCTCGGATTTTCCCGTGACACATCTGTTGTGAATTTCAAGATTCCAATCCTGGATGTAAGCTTCACCACCGTTGGAGATTCGACTTCCAACGATACCCTCAAAGAGCTTCTCGGGGACATGGCGGAATCAAGCTATGGAG GAGCATCTCGTCCCAAGGAAAGTGATGATCGTACTCCTGTTGGCGAGCAATATGACCTCATTTTGGTTGAGGAAGAGGTCCAGGAGAATGCTGCCACAAGAAACTGCCCCATATCGGTTGATATGAACTACTATACCATTATGAGCGAGCCGCTGGTTACTGATGGCGAAAATTTGCAGGATTACTACTGCAACAATGATACAGCCATCTCGAGTCTTATATGA
- the LOC111779327 gene encoding uncharacterized protein LOC111779327 isoform X1, which produces MDSQTDVDVGCSPSWSSVTNWLVAGGCLDSTVAYESFYYPTNEEETLDSGPKLPLVLRRPSLESGPCEITLHFAEKHEVQQVYVRSTARVYEIYYATNSENEKEYLCTVRCGAALRDEEVLHTTDIEGVSALKNGSNGDVAESNSQRGCNSNTNEDDWVDVKALDGPAVHHKNSSSTSKFGADLDFYEATAEITDAQPCMSLTIRLLSLQNRSTVYVDEVYVFANPVDSEEEGPVENSGQNSHSSLMSMLVPTLLQLSKTTSCSKNSDGRTSNAEGILALPKVEPKAPHPINSVAELQKEGKSCATVDDEVILQEENESDRPVRKPEVPLQVPVKERMRDEPLSCIESILGQLVSRMDRIENCFLRFEENMLRPINSIEGRLKQVEQQLEVLTKESHGSEWPSCYRMSAPSFSANESVSNSFYNSGNDHPSCGPIEPDQKELQSGASPVALNIPNSECSSLLCPSLVVTAPEFSNGEDDDQERVMVTASEFSNGNDDGQGNPVQEVVVDSPKSKPKPSIDDVLASALAQFALSSSLSGDMSESELDPLSCSQETDNTQCTPNSSSANGGNLSPSRHDHTSKIDEGDGDDVLDNPECKHQSTDGDVGVASAKQSMNQMEELENVQAINETGEDYIPERSNINENEPDSIHVDADADADVDGDPMEVTKEVRNIDIIHDVLGFSRDTSVVNFKIPILDVSFTTVGDSTSNDTLKELLGDMAESSYGGASRPKESDDRTPVGEQYDLILVEEEVQENAATRNCPISVDMNYYTIMSEPLVTDGENLQDYYCNNDTAISSLI; this is translated from the exons ATGGATTCACAGACCGACGTCGACGTTGGTTGCAGTCCTTCATGGAGCTCCGTCACGAATTGGTTGGTCGCTGGTGGCTGTTTGGACAGTACAGTTGCTTATGAATCCTTCTATTATCCGACTAACGAGGAGGAGACGCTCGATTCCGGCCCGAAGTTGCCTCTTGTTCTGCGCCGTCCTTCACTCGAGTCTGGTCCATGCGAGATCACTC TTCATTTTGCGGAAAAGCACGAGGTCCAGCAGGTTTATGTTAGAAGCACCGCTCGAGTCTATGAAATATATTACGCTACCAATTCCGAGAATGAAAAGGAATATTTATGTACTGTTCGTTGTGGTGCTGCATTGAGAGATGAAGAAGTGCTACACACTACTGATATTGAAGGTGTATCTGCTCTTAAAAATGGGTCTAATGGAGATGTGGCCGAATCGAATTCACAACGTGGTTGTAATTCGAACACAAATGAAGATGATTGGGTTGATGTTAAAGCGCTTGATGGCCCGGCCGTTCATCATAAAAACAGTTCTTCTACATCGAAGTTTGGTGCGGACTTG GACTTTTATGAGGCTACAGCAGAAATAACGGATGCACAACCTTGCATGTCTCTTACAATCCGTCTTCTTTCACTTCAGAATAGAAGTACTGTATATGTTGATGAAGTCTATGTGTTTGCCAATCCCGTTGATTCAGAAGAAGAGGGTCCAGTGGAGAACTCAGGTCAAAATTCTCATAGTtctttgatgtccatgcttgTCCCAACCCTTCTGCAGTTATCTAAAACTACTAGCTGTAGTAAGAACAGCGACGGGCGCACTTCTAATGCAGAGGGAATACTTGCATTGCCCAAGGTTGAGCCAAAAGCTCCCCATCCAATCAATAGTGTAGCTGAACTTCAGAAGGAAGGAAAATCTTGTGCAACTGTCGACGATGAAGTGATATtgcaagaagaaaatgagtcCGACAGACCTGTACGTAAGCCCGAGGTGCCTCTACAAGTTCCTGTTAAAGAGAGGATGCGTGATGAACCGCTTAGTTGTATTGAAAGCATTTTGGGGCAGCTTGTTTCTCGAATGGACCGAATAGAGAATTGCTTTTTGaggtttgaagaaaatatgctAAGGCCCATCAACAGCATTGAAGGCAGGCTGAAGCAGGTTGAGCAGCAACTTGAAGTTTTAACTAAGGAGTCTCATGGTTCAGAATGGCCATCTTGCTACAGAATGTCTGCTCCGAGCTTTTCTGCTAACGAATCGGTTTCTAACTCGTTCTATAACAGTGGGAACGATCATCCCAGTTGTGGACCAATTGAACCGGATCAAAAGGAACTTCAATCAGGTGCATCACCTGTTGCACTTAATATACCCAATTCAGAGTGTTCTTCACTGTTGTGTCCTAGTCTTGTGGTAACTGCTCCTGAGTTTTCAAACGGCGAGGATGATGATCAGGAGCGTGTTATGGTAACTGCTTCCGAGTTTTCAAACGGAAATGATGATGGCCAAGGGAATCCAGTCCAGGAAGTTGTAGTCGATTCGCCAAAGAGTAAACCGAAGCCATCCATTGATGATGTATTGGCATCTGCTCTAGCTCAGTTCGCATTATCATCATCTTTATCAGGTGATATGTCTGAAAGTGAATTAGATCCTTTAAGCTGTTCCCAAGAAACTGATAACACACAATGCACACCAAATTCTTCTTCAGCCAATGGCGGGAACTTGAGCCCTTCCAGGCATGACCATACTTCCAAAATTGACGAGGGAGATGGCGACGACGTTCTCGACAATCCAGAATGTAAGCATCAGAGTACCGACGGCGATGTTGGAGTTGCTTCAGCTAAACAAAGCATGAACCAAATGGAGGAACTTGAAAATGTGCAAGCTATTAATGAAACAGGTGAAGATTACATTCCAGAGAGGAGTAACATTAATGAAAACGAACCTGATAGTATTCATGTCGATGCCGATGCCGATGCCGATGTTGATGGTGATCCTATGGAGGTTACAAAAGAAGTTCGTAACATAGACATTATCCACGATGTTCTCGGATTTTCCCGTGACACATCTGTTGTGAATTTCAAGATTCCAATCCTGGATGTAAGCTTCACCACCGTTGGAGATTCGACTTCCAACGATACCCTCAAAGAGCTTCTCGGGGACATGGCGGAATCAAGCTATGGAGGAGCATCTCGTCCCAAGGAAAGTGATGATCGTACTCCTGTTGGCGAGCAATATGACCTCATTTTGGTTGAGGAAGAGGTCCAGGAGAATGCTGCCACAAGAAACTGCCCCATATCGGTTGATATGAACTACTATACCATTATGAGCGAGCCGCTGGTTACTGATGGCGAAAATTTGCAGGATTACTACTGCAACAATGATACAGCCATCTCGAGTCTTATATGA
- the LOC111779327 gene encoding uncharacterized protein LOC111779327 isoform X5 has product MRDHSSWFAVHFAEKHEVQQVYVRSTARVYEIYYATNSENEKEYLCTVRCGAALRDEEVLHTTDIEGVSALKNGSNGDVAESNSQRGCNSNTNEDDWVDVKALDGPAVHHKNSSSTSKFGADLDFYEATAEITDAQPCMSLTIRLLSLQNRSTVYVDEVYVFANPVDSEEEGPVENSGQNSHSSLMSMLVPTLLQLSKTTSCSKNSDGRTSNAEGILALPKVEPKAPHPINSVAELQKEGKSCATVDDEVILQEENESDRPVRKPEVPLQVPVKERMRDEPLSCIESILGQLVSRMDRIENCFLRFEENMLRPINSIEGRLKQVEQQLEVLTKESHGSEWPSCYRMSAPSFSANESVSNSFYNSGNDHPSCGPIEPDQKELQSGASPVALNIPNSECSSLLCPSLVVTAPEFSNGEDDDQERVMVTASEFSNGNDDGQGNPVQEVVVDSPKSKPKPSIDDVLASALAQFALSSSLSGDMSESELDPLSCSQETDNTQCTPNSSSANGGNLSPSRHDHTSKIDEGDGDDVLDNPECKHQSTDGDVGVASAKQSMNQMEELENVQAINETGEDYIPERSNINENEPDSIHVDADADADVDGDPMEVTKEVRNIDIIHDVLGFSRDTSVVNFKIPILDVSFTTVGDSTSNDTLKELLGDMAESSYGGASRPKESDDRTPVGEQYDLILVEEEVQENAATRNCPISVDMNYYTIMSEPLVTDGENLQDYYCNNDTAISSLI; this is encoded by the exons ATGCGAGATCACTC ATCATGGTTTGCAGTTCATTTTGCGGAAAAGCACGAGGTCCAGCAGGTTTATGTTAGAAGCACCGCTCGAGTCTATGAAATATATTACGCTACCAATTCCGAGAATGAAAAGGAATATTTATGTACTGTTCGTTGTGGTGCTGCATTGAGAGATGAAGAAGTGCTACACACTACTGATATTGAAGGTGTATCTGCTCTTAAAAATGGGTCTAATGGAGATGTGGCCGAATCGAATTCACAACGTGGTTGTAATTCGAACACAAATGAAGATGATTGGGTTGATGTTAAAGCGCTTGATGGCCCGGCCGTTCATCATAAAAACAGTTCTTCTACATCGAAGTTTGGTGCGGACTTG GACTTTTATGAGGCTACAGCAGAAATAACGGATGCACAACCTTGCATGTCTCTTACAATCCGTCTTCTTTCACTTCAGAATAGAAGTACTGTATATGTTGATGAAGTCTATGTGTTTGCCAATCCCGTTGATTCAGAAGAAGAGGGTCCAGTGGAGAACTCAGGTCAAAATTCTCATAGTtctttgatgtccatgcttgTCCCAACCCTTCTGCAGTTATCTAAAACTACTAGCTGTAGTAAGAACAGCGACGGGCGCACTTCTAATGCAGAGGGAATACTTGCATTGCCCAAGGTTGAGCCAAAAGCTCCCCATCCAATCAATAGTGTAGCTGAACTTCAGAAGGAAGGAAAATCTTGTGCAACTGTCGACGATGAAGTGATATtgcaagaagaaaatgagtcCGACAGACCTGTACGTAAGCCCGAGGTGCCTCTACAAGTTCCTGTTAAAGAGAGGATGCGTGATGAACCGCTTAGTTGTATTGAAAGCATTTTGGGGCAGCTTGTTTCTCGAATGGACCGAATAGAGAATTGCTTTTTGaggtttgaagaaaatatgctAAGGCCCATCAACAGCATTGAAGGCAGGCTGAAGCAGGTTGAGCAGCAACTTGAAGTTTTAACTAAGGAGTCTCATGGTTCAGAATGGCCATCTTGCTACAGAATGTCTGCTCCGAGCTTTTCTGCTAACGAATCGGTTTCTAACTCGTTCTATAACAGTGGGAACGATCATCCCAGTTGTGGACCAATTGAACCGGATCAAAAGGAACTTCAATCAGGTGCATCACCTGTTGCACTTAATATACCCAATTCAGAGTGTTCTTCACTGTTGTGTCCTAGTCTTGTGGTAACTGCTCCTGAGTTTTCAAACGGCGAGGATGATGATCAGGAGCGTGTTATGGTAACTGCTTCCGAGTTTTCAAACGGAAATGATGATGGCCAAGGGAATCCAGTCCAGGAAGTTGTAGTCGATTCGCCAAAGAGTAAACCGAAGCCATCCATTGATGATGTATTGGCATCTGCTCTAGCTCAGTTCGCATTATCATCATCTTTATCAGGTGATATGTCTGAAAGTGAATTAGATCCTTTAAGCTGTTCCCAAGAAACTGATAACACACAATGCACACCAAATTCTTCTTCAGCCAATGGCGGGAACTTGAGCCCTTCCAGGCATGACCATACTTCCAAAATTGACGAGGGAGATGGCGACGACGTTCTCGACAATCCAGAATGTAAGCATCAGAGTACCGACGGCGATGTTGGAGTTGCTTCAGCTAAACAAAGCATGAACCAAATGGAGGAACTTGAAAATGTGCAAGCTATTAATGAAACAGGTGAAGATTACATTCCAGAGAGGAGTAACATTAATGAAAACGAACCTGATAGTATTCATGTCGATGCCGATGCCGATGCCGATGTTGATGGTGATCCTATGGAGGTTACAAAAGAAGTTCGTAACATAGACATTATCCACGATGTTCTCGGATTTTCCCGTGACACATCTGTTGTGAATTTCAAGATTCCAATCCTGGATGTAAGCTTCACCACCGTTGGAGATTCGACTTCCAACGATACCCTCAAAGAGCTTCTCGGGGACATGGCGGAATCAAGCTATGGAGGAGCATCTCGTCCCAAGGAAAGTGATGATCGTACTCCTGTTGGCGAGCAATATGACCTCATTTTGGTTGAGGAAGAGGTCCAGGAGAATGCTGCCACAAGAAACTGCCCCATATCGGTTGATATGAACTACTATACCATTATGAGCGAGCCGCTGGTTACTGATGGCGAAAATTTGCAGGATTACTACTGCAACAATGATACAGCCATCTCGAGTCTTATATGA
- the LOC111779327 gene encoding uncharacterized protein LOC111779327 isoform X2, translating into MDSQTDVDVGCSPSWSSVTNWLVAGGCLDSTVAYESFYYPTNEEETLDSGPKLPLVLRRPSLESGPCEITLHFAEKHEVQQVYVRSTARVYEIYYATNSENEKEYLCTVRCGAALRDEEVLHTTDIEGVSALKNGSNGDVAESNSQRGCNSNTNEDDWVDVKALDGPAVHHKNSSSTSKFGADLDFYEATAEITDAQPCMSLTIRLLSLQNRSTVYVDEVYVFANPVDSEEEGPVENSGQNSHSSLMSMLVPTLLQLSKTTSCSKNSDGRTSNAEGILALPKVEPKAPHPINSVAELQKEGKSCATVDDEVILQEENESDRPVRKPEVPLQVPVKERMRDEPLSCIESILGQLVSRMDRIENCFLRFEENMLRPINSIEGRLKQVEQQLEVLTKESHGSEWPSCYRMSAPSFSANESVSNSFYNSGNDHPSCGPIEPDQKELQSGASPVALNIPNSECSSLLCPSLVVTAPEFSNGEDDDQERVMVTASEFSNGNDDGQGNPVQEVVVDSPKSKPKPSIDDVLASALAQFALSSSLSGDMSESELDPLSCSQETDNTQCTPNSSSANGGNLSPSRHDHTSKIDEGDGDDVLDNPECKHQSTDGDVGVASAKQSMNQMEELENVQAINETGEDYIPERSNINENEPDSIHVDADADADVDGDPMEVTKEVRNIDIIHDVLGFSRDTSVVNFKIPILDVSFTTVGDSTSNDTLKELLGDMAESSYGGASRPKESDDRTPVGEQYDLILVEEEVQENAATRNCPISVDMNYYTIMSEPLVTDGENLQDYYCNNDTAISSLI; encoded by the exons ATGGATTCACAGACCGACGTCGACGTTGGTTGCAGTCCTTCATGGAGCTCCGTCACGAATTGGTTGGTCGCTGGTGGCTGTTTGGACAGTACAGTTGCTTATGAATCCTTCTATTATCCGACTAACGAGGAGGAGACGCTCGATTCCGGCCCGAAGTTGCCTCTTGTTCTGCGCCGTCCTTCACTCGAGTCTGGTCCATGCGAGATCACTC TTCATTTTGCGGAAAAGCACGAGGTCCAGCAGGTTTATGTTAGAAGCACCGCTCGAGTCTATGAAATATATTACGCTACCAATTCCGAGAATGAAAAGGAATATTTATGTACTGTTCGTTGTGGTGCTGCATTGAGAGATGAAGAAGTGCTACACACTACTGATATTGAAGGTGTATCTGCTCTTAAAAATGGGTCTAATGGAGATGTGGCCGAATCGAATTCACAACGTGGTTGTAATTCGAACACAAATGAAGATGATTGGGTTGATGTTAAAGCGCTTGATGGCCCGGCCGTTCATCATAAAAACAGTTCTTCTACATCGAAGTTTGGTGCGGACTTG GACTTTTATGAGGCTACAGCAGAAATAACGGATGCACAACCTTGCATGTCTCTTACAATCCGTCTTCTTTCACTTCAGAATAGAAGTACTGTATATGTTGATGAAGTCTATGTGTTTGCCAATCCCGTTGATTCAGAAGAAGAGGGTCCAGTGGAGAACTCAGGTCAAAATTCTCATAGTtctttgatgtccatgcttgTCCCAACCCTTCTGCAGTTATCTAAAACTACTAGCTGTAGTAAGAACAGCGACGGGCGCACTTCTAATGCAGAGGGAATACTTGCATTGCCCAAGGTTGAGCCAAAAGCTCCCCATCCAATCAATAGTGTAGCTGAACTTCAGAAGGAAGGAAAATCTTGTGCAACTGTCGACGATGAAGTGATATtgcaagaagaaaatgagtcCGACAGACCTGTACGTAAGCCCGAGGTGCCTCTACAAGTTCCTGTTAAAGAGAGGATGCGTGATGAACCGCTTAGTTGTATTGAAAGCATTTTGGGGCAGCTTGTTTCTCGAATGGACCGAATAGAGAATTGCTTTTTGaggtttgaagaaaatatgctAAGGCCCATCAACAGCATTGAAGGCAGGCTGAAGCAGGTTGAGCAGCAACTTGAAGTTTTAACTAAGGAGTCTCATGGTTCAGAATGGCCATCTTGCTACAGAATGTCTGCTCCGAGCTTTTCTGCTAACGAATCGGTTTCTAACTCGTTCTATAACAGTGGGAACGATCATCCCAGTTGTGGACCAATTGAACCGGATCAAAAGGAACTTCAATCAGGTGCATCACCTGTTGCACTTAATATACCCAATTCAGAGTGTTCTTCACTGTTGTGTCCTAGTCTTGTGGTAACTGCTCCTGAGTTTTCAAACGGCGAGGATGATGATCAGGAGCGTGTTATGGTAACTGCTTCCGAGTTTTCAAACGGAAATGATGATGGCCAAGGGAATCCAGTCCAGGAAGTTGTAGTCGATTCGCCAAAGAGTAAACCGAAGCCATCCATTGATGATGTATTGGCATCTGCTCTAGCTCAGTTCGCATTATCATCATCTTTATCAGGTGATATGTCTGAAAGTGAATTAGATCCTTTAAGCTGTTCCCAAGAAACTGATAACACACAATGCACACCAAATTCTTCTTCAGCCAATGGCGGGAACTTGAGCCCTTCCAGGCATGACCATACTTCCAAAATTGACGAGGGAGATGGCGACGACGTTCTCGACAATCCAGAATGTAAGCATCAGAGTACCGACGGCGATGTTGGAGTTGCTTCAGCTAAACAAAGCATGAACCAAATGGAGGAACTTGAAAATGTGCAAGCTATTAATGAAACAGGTGAAGATTACATTCCAGAGAGGAGTAACATTAATGAAAACGAACCTGATAGTATTCATGTCGATGCCGATGCCGATGCCGATGTTGATGGTGATCCTATGGAGGTTACAAAAGAAGTTCGTAACATAGACATTATCCACGATGTTCTCGGATTTTCCCGTGACACATCTGTTGTGAATTTCAAGATTCCAATCCTGGATGTAAGCTTCACCACCGTTGGAGATTCGACTTCCAACGATACCCTCAAAGAGCTTCTCGGGGAC ATGGCGGAATCAAGCTATGGAGGAGCATCTCGTCCCAAGGAAAGTGATGATCGTACTCCTGTTGGCGAGCAATATGACCTCATTTTGGTTGAGGAAGAGGTCCAGGAGAATGCTGCCACAAGAAACTGCCCCATATCGGTTGATATGAACTACTATACCATTATGAGCGAGCCGCTGGTTACTGATGGCGAAAATTTGCAGGATTACTACTGCAACAATGATACAGCCATCTCGAGTCTTATATGA